The following proteins are encoded in a genomic region of Prochlorothrix hollandica PCC 9006 = CALU 1027:
- a CDS encoding YciI family protein has product MAKFVMWGSYCDNALEKRTPYRADHLAGLGQQKESGLLVTLGPTVDNTQVFAIYEAPDESTVRQLVEGDPYWQNGIWTEYTVKAWIQAF; this is encoded by the coding sequence ATGGCTAAGTTTGTGATGTGGGGCAGTTATTGTGACAATGCCCTGGAAAAGCGCACCCCCTACCGGGCCGATCACTTGGCTGGACTGGGCCAACAAAAGGAGTCTGGCCTCTTGGTTACCCTCGGCCCTACCGTGGATAACACCCAGGTTTTCGCCATTTACGAGGCTCCCGACGAGTCCACGGTGCGCCAGTTGGTGGAAGGGGATCCCTATTGGCAAAATGGTATTTGGACGGAGTACACCGTTAAGGCTTGGATCCAGGCTTTTTAA